One window of Candidatus Methylocalor cossyra genomic DNA carries:
- a CDS encoding TonB-dependent receptor plug domain-containing protein produces MGKDANPVGKETARRRSPQLAILALLLLGPPTGAAEQPVELEEITVSGTAEEPPLTGYRLGPAALAHRQAISSDTAALFKDTPGVSLYTGGAVSSLPVLHGLADDRVKTVVNGTNVTAACSNHMNPALSYIASTAVGEATVMAGITPVSQGGDSIGGTIVVDPLAPKFASAEQGSILSGKLGSFYRSVNDNFGFSANGHYATPSLSMDYDGSWSEARSYSRGDDGPPVVPTQYQATYHYLRAAAKLDSGLWSVDVTGQHIPYQGFPNQRMDMVQNDAVIGGLNYEKTFDWGRLDLRAYYHQTWHGMDMLPNRKAPPMPMKADGTDAGYRARAHLYLAERHTLHLGNEFYRQTLEDWWPGTTPFAPLDFLSIHHGERNRMGTFLEWQADWNPAWTTLIGARNDVVWMDTGAVHGYSDDFTYNFWALPFNAADRARTDVNYDLTALARYRPNAWSRYEFGFARKMRAPNLYERYAWWGHNSMVTWFGDGNSYQGNLNLKSETAYHFALTGIWHDPGETTWSVSLSPYYTHVEDYIFGQTESVDPSGFRGMQFINLPFADLYGVDASGRYQFLPDSPAGSFALRATLGYVRGVGQNGLRGRPCPFAGGPQAGICLAQGWPVEGLQAPDKVNLYHMMPLHGSVALEHSITTGWGSWDSAIAVDLVDRKTAVAKTYGEPQTAGYVLLNLRTSYRYKKFRLDLGVDNLLDKLYFHPLGGVDIVATYRQGYPPPRLLPVAAMGRSVFVSLNLEF; encoded by the coding sequence ATGGGCAAGGACGCCAATCCTGTGGGCAAGGAAACCGCACGCCGCCGTTCGCCACAGCTGGCCATCCTGGCCCTCTTGCTGCTGGGCCCGCCCACGGGCGCGGCGGAACAGCCGGTGGAATTGGAGGAAATCACAGTCAGCGGAACCGCCGAGGAACCGCCCTTGACCGGATACCGGCTGGGGCCCGCTGCCTTGGCCCACCGGCAGGCGATCAGCAGCGACACCGCCGCCTTGTTCAAGGACACACCCGGGGTGAGTCTCTACACCGGTGGGGCGGTGTCCAGCCTCCCCGTGCTCCACGGGCTCGCCGACGACCGGGTGAAGACCGTGGTCAACGGCACGAATGTCACCGCGGCATGCAGCAACCATATGAATCCGGCCCTGTCCTACATCGCTTCCACGGCGGTAGGTGAGGCCACAGTCATGGCCGGCATCACCCCGGTCAGTCAGGGCGGCGACTCCATCGGCGGCACCATCGTGGTGGACCCCTTGGCGCCCAAGTTTGCCTCGGCGGAGCAAGGCTCCATCCTGTCGGGCAAGTTGGGCAGCTTCTACCGCAGCGTCAACGACAACTTCGGCTTTTCGGCCAACGGCCATTACGCCACGCCAAGCCTCAGCATGGATTACGACGGCAGCTGGAGCGAGGCCAGGAGCTATTCTCGTGGCGACGATGGCCCACCGGTGGTACCGACCCAATACCAGGCCACCTACCATTATCTGCGGGCGGCGGCCAAGCTGGACAGCGGGCTTTGGTCGGTGGACGTGACCGGGCAACACATCCCCTACCAAGGCTTTCCCAATCAACGCATGGACATGGTCCAGAACGACGCCGTGATCGGCGGCCTCAACTACGAGAAGACCTTCGACTGGGGACGCTTGGACCTGCGGGCCTATTACCACCAAACCTGGCACGGCATGGACATGCTGCCCAATCGCAAGGCACCACCCATGCCCATGAAGGCGGACGGCACCGACGCGGGGTATCGGGCCAGGGCCCACCTGTACCTGGCCGAACGCCACACCCTGCACCTCGGCAATGAATTCTACCGGCAGACCCTGGAGGACTGGTGGCCTGGAACCACGCCCTTCGCACCCCTGGACTTCCTCAGCATTCACCACGGCGAGCGCAACCGCATGGGCACCTTCCTCGAGTGGCAGGCCGATTGGAACCCGGCCTGGACCACCCTGATCGGCGCCCGCAACGACGTGGTATGGATGGACACTGGCGCCGTGCACGGTTACAGCGATGACTTTACCTACAACTTCTGGGCCCTGCCCTTCAATGCCGCCGATCGGGCCCGCACCGACGTCAATTACGACCTCACTGCCTTGGCCCGCTACAGGCCCAACGCCTGGAGCCGCTACGAGTTCGGCTTCGCCCGCAAGATGCGCGCCCCCAACCTCTACGAACGCTATGCCTGGTGGGGCCACAATTCCATGGTGACCTGGTTCGGAGACGGCAACAGCTACCAAGGCAATCTGAACCTCAAATCGGAGACCGCCTACCACTTCGCGCTCACCGGCATCTGGCACGATCCCGGCGAAACGACCTGGTCGGTCAGCCTGTCGCCCTACTACACCCACGTGGAGGATTACATCTTCGGACAGACGGAGAGCGTCGATCCCTCGGGATTTCGCGGCATGCAGTTCATCAATCTACCTTTCGCCGACCTCTACGGCGTGGATGCCTCGGGCCGCTACCAGTTTTTGCCCGATTCCCCGGCGGGGAGTTTCGCCCTCCGCGCCACCCTGGGCTACGTCCGAGGGGTCGGCCAAAACGGCCTCCGCGGCCGGCCCTGCCCCTTCGCCGGCGGCCCCCAAGCCGGGATCTGCCTGGCCCAGGGCTGGCCGGTGGAGGGGCTTCAGGCGCCGGACAAGGTGAATCTCTATCACATGATGCCCCTCCATGGCAGCGTGGCTCTGGAACACAGCATCACTACCGGGTGGGGTAGCTGGGACAGCGCCATCGCCGTGGACCTGGTGGACCGCAAGACAGCGGTCGCCAAAACCTACGGCGAGCCGCAGACCGCGGGGTACGTACTGCTCAACCTGCGCACCAGTTACCGCTACAAAAAGTTCCGGCTAGACCTGGGGGTCGATAACCTGCTCGACAAACTCTACTTCCATCCCCTCGGGGGCGTCGACATCGTGGCCACTTATCGGCAGGGTTATCCACCGCCGCGGTTGCTGCCGGTGGCGGCCATGGGCCGGTCGGTGTTCGTGTCGCTGAACCTGGAATTCTGA
- a CDS encoding MotA/TolQ/ExbB proton channel family protein, producing the protein MTVTSANIVDITLLVLAVFSTVTWSIIFFKAWELWRIRRANRRYRARFRAAGWGLVGASFTGPLGRIAEAGFQTLAKEPGAAANAVLERVLQRRIDKERQGLEQGLSVLASIGSTAPFVGLFGTVWGIMRALKDIGVAKSASLDTVAGPIGEALIATAIGIATAIPAVLAYNFFLRAIRLTTAELEYFANDFLTLAVMHGGAIPPATLADPAGGQNRAEGFSPCADAQSLEH; encoded by the coding sequence ATGACTGTCACATCCGCGAACATCGTAGACATCACCTTGCTGGTACTCGCCGTGTTTTCGACGGTGACCTGGAGCATCATCTTTTTCAAGGCTTGGGAGTTATGGCGAATCCGCCGCGCCAATCGCCGGTATCGGGCTAGGTTTCGCGCAGCAGGGTGGGGGTTGGTGGGCGCCTCCTTCACCGGTCCCTTGGGACGGATCGCCGAAGCGGGTTTCCAGACTTTGGCGAAGGAGCCCGGTGCGGCCGCCAATGCGGTGCTGGAACGGGTCCTGCAGCGGCGCATCGACAAGGAGCGGCAAGGGCTCGAACAAGGCTTGTCGGTGTTGGCCAGTATCGGCAGCACCGCGCCCTTCGTGGGCTTGTTCGGCACCGTGTGGGGCATCATGCGTGCCCTCAAGGACATCGGGGTGGCCAAATCGGCCAGCCTGGACACGGTGGCGGGGCCCATCGGGGAGGCACTGATCGCCACCGCCATCGGGATCGCTACCGCCATTCCGGCGGTGTTGGCCTATAACTTTTTCCTGCGTGCGATCCGGCTCACCACCGCCGAACTGGAGTATTTCGCCAACGATTTCCTGACCCTAGCTGTGATGCACGGAGGTGCTATTCCGCCCGCGACTCTGGCCGACCCGGCGGGCGGTCAGAACCGTGCCGAGGGATTCTCGCCCTGCGCCGACGCCCAATCCCTGGAACACTGA
- a CDS encoding efflux RND transporter periplasmic adaptor subunit, translated as MNARVGIGSALVLLAVLGLGAGLAAWKYASLRASQAAAAHQPEPMEAVTAAVAKAAEYRPTTTSIGTVLALRSITLRNELAGTVRKVNLTPGQIVEAGTVLVALDVSVEEAELQALAAQAALAETVLERAERLNRARAAAGEEVDRARAERDIALAQKARIEAIIAKKTLRAPFRARVGLADVHPGQYLNEGTELTTLQGVDAGVHVDFTVPQQVAALLDQGGPVEIYAGVDSPPLAARIVALDARVDPVTRNALVRARLDQAAKAPPPGASVRVQVPTGPPRRVVTVPVSALRKGPDGDHVFVLHRAPDGQIRAQLRPVQSGPALGDEIVLLAGLAAGEEVAASGSFKLRDGARVAVKGPGAAVASRNPPGPASE; from the coding sequence GTGAACGCCCGCGTCGGGATCGGATCTGCCCTCGTGCTGCTCGCCGTGCTCGGCCTCGGCGCAGGTCTTGCCGCTTGGAAGTACGCCTCCTTGCGGGCCTCCCAGGCGGCCGCCGCCCATCAGCCCGAGCCCATGGAAGCGGTCACAGCCGCCGTCGCCAAGGCGGCGGAGTACCGCCCCACCACCACCTCGATCGGCACGGTGCTGGCGCTGCGCTCGATCACCCTGCGCAATGAGTTGGCCGGCACGGTCCGGAAGGTCAATCTCACCCCGGGGCAGATCGTGGAGGCGGGGACAGTGCTGGTTGCCCTCGACGTCTCGGTGGAGGAGGCCGAGCTGCAAGCGCTGGCGGCCCAGGCCGCCCTGGCGGAAACCGTGCTGGAGCGCGCCGAACGCTTGAATCGGGCCCGTGCGGCGGCCGGGGAGGAGGTGGATCGGGCCCGCGCCGAGCGTGATATCGCCCTGGCGCAGAAGGCCAGGATCGAGGCGATCATCGCCAAGAAGACCCTGCGCGCCCCGTTCCGGGCCCGGGTCGGGCTCGCCGACGTGCATCCGGGCCAATATCTGAATGAGGGCACCGAGCTCACCACCCTGCAGGGGGTCGACGCCGGCGTGCATGTGGATTTCACGGTGCCGCAGCAGGTGGCCGCGCTGCTGGATCAAGGCGGACCGGTGGAGATCTACGCCGGCGTAGACTCGCCGCCCCTCGCGGCCCGGATCGTGGCGCTCGATGCGCGGGTCGATCCGGTGACCCGCAACGCCCTGGTCCGGGCCCGGCTCGACCAGGCCGCCAAGGCCCCGCCGCCGGGTGCCTCGGTGCGGGTCCAGGTGCCGACCGGCCCGCCGCGCAGGGTGGTCACCGTCCCGGTCAGCGCCCTGCGCAAGGGCCCGGACGGCGATCACGTGTTCGTGCTGCACCGGGCCCCAGACGGCCAGATCCGCGCCCAGCTGCGGCCGGTCCAAAGCGGGCCCGCCCTCGGCGACGAGATCGTGCTCCTGGCCGGGCTCGCCGCCGGCGAGGAGGTGGCGGCCTCGGGCTCCTTCAAGCTGCGCGACGGGGCCCGGGTCGCGGTCAAGGGCCCGGGCGCGGCGGTCGCCAGCCGCAACCCACCCGGCCCGGCTTCGGAATAA
- the glcE gene encoding glycolate oxidase subunit GlcE gives MPMDSDHSEQLRQAVLDAGACGRPLRIVGGGSKAFYGRPVVGEPLEVAPHRGILSYQPSELVLTARAGTPLAEIEAVLAEHGQMLPFEPPHFGPGATLGGAVATGLSGPRRAFAGSVRDCVLGCRLLNGKGEILAFGGQVMKNVAGFDLARLMVGAQGTLGVLLEISLKVLPRPEWERTLVFPMATPAALATMVRWCREPWPVSGLAYDESWIHLRLSGTEPAVEATRRQLGGELAADGPGFWQGLKEQRSRFFQLPSLGARLWRLSLPPATPPLVELPGHWFYDWGGALRWLRSDAPGELVFEAARRVGGHATLFRGPCPDGRVFQPLPPALEALHRRLKRAFDPKGLFNPGRLYEDW, from the coding sequence ATGCCGATGGATTCCGATCACAGTGAACAGCTGCGCCAGGCGGTACTCGACGCCGGCGCCTGCGGGCGCCCGCTCCGCATCGTCGGTGGTGGCAGCAAGGCGTTCTACGGCCGGCCGGTGGTCGGCGAGCCATTGGAGGTCGCCCCGCACCGGGGGATCTTGAGCTACCAACCCAGCGAGCTGGTGCTCACCGCCCGCGCAGGTACGCCCTTGGCCGAGATCGAGGCGGTGCTCGCCGAGCACGGTCAGATGCTGCCCTTCGAACCGCCCCACTTCGGCCCGGGGGCGACCCTAGGCGGCGCGGTGGCCACTGGCCTTTCCGGGCCACGGCGGGCGTTCGCCGGGTCGGTGCGGGATTGCGTGCTGGGCTGCCGCCTCCTCAACGGCAAGGGCGAGATCCTCGCCTTCGGCGGCCAGGTGATGAAAAACGTCGCCGGCTTCGACCTGGCGCGGCTGATGGTGGGCGCTCAGGGCACCCTGGGCGTGCTGCTGGAAATTTCCCTGAAAGTCTTGCCACGGCCGGAGTGGGAGCGCACCCTGGTGTTTCCCATGGCCACCCCGGCGGCGCTGGCCACCATGGTCCGCTGGTGCCGGGAGCCTTGGCCGGTGAGCGGACTCGCCTATGACGAAAGCTGGATCCATCTCCGCCTTTCGGGAACGGAACCGGCGGTGGAGGCGACCCGGCGGCAACTGGGCGGGGAACTGGCGGCCGACGGGCCTGGCTTTTGGCAGGGGCTCAAGGAACAGCGCAGCCGATTCTTTCAGCTTCCGTCACTGGGCGCCCGCCTGTGGCGATTGTCGCTACCGCCAGCCACCCCCCCGCTGGTGGAGCTGCCCGGCCATTGGTTCTACGACTGGGGTGGCGCCCTGCGCTGGCTGCGCAGCGACGCGCCCGGCGAGCTGGTGTTCGAGGCGGCGCGGCGAGTGGGGGGACACGCCACCCTGTTTCGCGGGCCCTGCCCCGACGGGCGGGTGTTCCAACCCCTGCCCCCGGCGCTGGAGGCCCTGCACCGGAGGCTCAAGCGGGCTTTCGACCCCAAGGGTTTGTTCAACCCTGGCCGGCTCTACGAGGATTGGTGA